One region of Metallosphaera sedula DSM 5348 genomic DNA includes:
- a CDS encoding helix-turn-helix transcriptional regulator, which yields MSQRVIFLLVMVLALLPVAISQVSATFYYNGTVILYFNKPEWILIPSNWTLATSQGVVEKGQYVYPINTSEIEFHVKTKGVIQISQPNISSVSVLLPLNSKITYMSPTPISLNEEGQYVNITFSGGNVTVLYYVMDQNPFLNPYIYTTGVSSGVTAYLAYLLWRRRPSPQITPPNELDDRDMKILDAIRAGADNLNKISELSLLPRTTVYRRVKKLVTLGLVEEIRERGKVKYVIKGGAK from the coding sequence ATGTCTCAGAGGGTAATCTTCCTGCTGGTGATGGTCTTGGCATTATTACCAGTTGCAATTTCACAAGTCAGTGCAACATTCTACTATAACGGTACAGTCATACTATATTTTAACAAGCCCGAATGGATTCTCATCCCAAGCAATTGGACCCTCGCCACATCACAGGGAGTAGTGGAAAAGGGGCAATACGTCTACCCTATTAATACCTCGGAGATCGAGTTTCACGTTAAGACCAAGGGAGTTATACAGATCTCTCAACCCAATATATCCTCAGTCTCGGTACTTCTTCCCTTGAACTCCAAGATCACCTATATGTCCCCTACTCCAATATCCCTCAATGAGGAGGGACAATACGTAAATATCACGTTCAGTGGTGGTAATGTTACCGTCCTGTACTACGTCATGGATCAGAATCCATTCCTAAACCCTTACATTTATACCACGGGAGTGAGCAGTGGAGTAACAGCTTACTTGGCCTATTTGCTTTGGAGACGAAGACCATCCCCTCAAATTACCCCTCCCAACGAGCTAGATGATAGGGACATGAAGATACTCGATGCCATAAGGGCAGGTGCTGATAACCTAAATAAGATATCAGAGTTGTCACTCCTCCCGAGAACCACGGTGTATAGGAGGGTGAAGAAACTAGTAACACTAGGACTCGTGGAGGAGATCAGGGAGAGGGGAAAGGTTAAGTACGTGATAAAAGGTGGTGCAAAATGA
- a CDS encoding alcohol dehydrogenase catalytic domain-containing protein — protein MRAAVLKEFGRPLVLVDVPPPSVSMRVGATGLCHGDLHVLTGQWSWDVQTRLPLVLGHEISVVDETGNTFLVYNAKGCGTCRECRSGFPQFCERVEVLGIQRNGGFAERVDVTGFPLVPVRGSPLEVAPLADAGVTAMSSVEGITEGSRVAVIGTGAVALLSIQLLKNLNSEVWVVGRNPLKLKKARELGADEIVFTKGEYSTDLSGSVGLRKFDFILDYVGSDFTLRDLPWLLRRMGELRVVGEFGGELSIPDQLLVLRGLRVRGILYGTMKNLVDVVKLFEDGKLKTLTVPYPLDEVNQAIMDLMEGRIVGRAVIYPTSSST, from the coding sequence ATGCGAGCTGCAGTTCTTAAAGAGTTCGGTAGACCCCTAGTCCTGGTGGACGTTCCTCCTCCAAGCGTTTCCATGAGGGTGGGGGCTACAGGTCTATGTCACGGGGATTTACACGTCCTCACAGGTCAATGGAGTTGGGATGTTCAAACTAGGTTACCCCTAGTCCTTGGGCACGAGATATCAGTGGTGGATGAGACTGGAAATACATTTCTCGTTTACAACGCCAAGGGTTGCGGTACCTGCAGGGAATGCAGATCCGGTTTTCCACAGTTCTGTGAGAGGGTTGAGGTTTTAGGCATTCAAAGAAATGGCGGATTTGCGGAGAGAGTTGACGTCACTGGTTTTCCCCTTGTCCCTGTTAGGGGTTCACCCCTTGAGGTTGCCCCCCTGGCTGACGCCGGTGTGACGGCGATGAGCTCTGTGGAGGGAATAACTGAGGGAAGCAGGGTCGCGGTAATTGGTACGGGAGCAGTGGCTTTACTTTCAATTCAACTTCTCAAGAACCTCAATTCCGAGGTGTGGGTTGTGGGTAGGAACCCACTGAAGCTGAAGAAGGCTAGGGAATTGGGGGCCGACGAGATAGTTTTCACTAAGGGGGAATATTCAACGGATCTCTCCGGTTCGGTGGGGTTGAGGAAGTTCGACTTTATCCTGGACTACGTGGGAAGCGACTTCACGTTGAGGGATTTGCCTTGGCTGTTGAGGAGGATGGGAGAGCTGAGGGTAGTTGGCGAGTTTGGCGGGGAACTATCTATCCCAGATCAGCTCCTAGTTCTCAGGGGACTCAGGGTGAGGGGAATACTTTACGGTACTATGAAGAATCTAGTGGATGTGGTAAAGTTGTTTGAGGATGGTAAGCTGAAGACCTTAACGGTACCTTACCCTCTAGACGAGGTAAACCAGGCCATTATGGATTTAATGGAGGGGAGAATCGTGGGAAGGGCCGTGATTTATCCTACTTCCTCTTCAACCTAA
- a CDS encoding NUDIX hydrolase, translating into MECDAAVVLIFRDDGRFLLIKRADQKGDPWSGHMALPGGHREVNESCETTAVREAQEEVGITPTNLSYLGMYSPHNREMRVAVFVGHTTSPQVKIDGEVDKWFWVHPSELKEEKDHFVYQSYIIWGMTYRILKDFLSARQRSSHQVQAVDQSSLKE; encoded by the coding sequence ATGGAGTGCGATGCGGCAGTAGTCTTGATTTTCAGGGATGATGGGAGATTCCTCTTAATTAAGAGGGCTGATCAGAAGGGAGATCCTTGGAGCGGACACATGGCGCTTCCAGGCGGGCACAGGGAGGTAAACGAAAGCTGTGAGACTACCGCTGTGAGGGAGGCGCAGGAGGAGGTAGGAATTACGCCCACAAACTTGAGCTATCTTGGAATGTACTCTCCACACAACAGGGAAATGCGCGTTGCTGTGTTCGTTGGACATACAACCTCTCCCCAGGTAAAGATAGATGGGGAGGTGGACAAGTGGTTTTGGGTTCATCCCAGCGAATTAAAGGAGGAAAAGGATCATTTTGTTTACCAGAGCTATATCATTTGGGGAATGACCTACAGAATACTAAAGGACTTCCTTTCAGCCCGGCAACGATCAAGTCATCAAGTCCAAGCCGTCGACCAGTCATCACTTAAGGAATAG
- a CDS encoding DNA polymerase IV, which yields MIVLFVDFDYFFAQVEEILNPSLKGKPVVVCVYSGRTKDSGAVATSNYEARKLGIKAGMPIIKAKEIGKDAVFLPMRKEVYQQVSRRVMNIISGYGDKLEIASIDEAYLDITRRVKDFDEAKELARKLKAEVLEKERLRVTVGIGPNKVVAKIIADMNKPDGLGIIYPEEVKDFLYNLDISKVPGVGKITEEILRKVGINRLGDVINKSGELVNLVGKSKANYLLSLANNTYHDPVESREITHRGRYVTLPENTRDLNRILPSLKRSIEEAYSKVDGIPMEIYVVAIMEDLDIVSKGKSFKFGVSQDRALSVAQELLNKILESDKRKLRRVGVRLGKITKSSTLEDFLH from the coding sequence ATGATTGTATTATTTGTTGACTTTGACTATTTCTTTGCTCAGGTTGAGGAGATCCTCAATCCCTCGTTGAAAGGTAAGCCCGTGGTTGTTTGCGTCTACTCAGGGAGGACGAAGGACAGCGGAGCAGTGGCAACGTCCAACTACGAGGCGAGGAAATTGGGAATTAAGGCTGGAATGCCTATAATCAAGGCCAAGGAGATCGGGAAAGATGCCGTGTTCCTTCCCATGAGAAAGGAAGTATACCAGCAGGTATCACGAAGGGTTATGAACATAATTTCGGGGTACGGGGATAAACTGGAGATAGCCAGCATAGACGAGGCCTACCTGGATATAACCAGGCGGGTGAAGGACTTTGACGAGGCGAAGGAGCTGGCGAGGAAGTTAAAGGCTGAAGTACTGGAGAAGGAAAGGCTCAGGGTAACCGTGGGAATAGGCCCCAACAAGGTTGTTGCAAAGATAATTGCAGATATGAATAAACCAGATGGGTTGGGAATTATCTACCCTGAGGAGGTTAAGGATTTCCTCTATAACCTTGACATATCCAAGGTACCTGGAGTAGGAAAAATAACTGAAGAGATCCTGAGAAAGGTCGGAATCAATAGACTAGGCGACGTCATCAATAAATCGGGGGAACTCGTCAATCTTGTGGGGAAGAGTAAAGCCAATTACCTGTTGAGCCTGGCAAATAACACGTATCATGATCCAGTTGAATCTAGGGAGATAACCCATAGGGGGAGATACGTCACCTTACCTGAAAATACCAGAGACCTAAATAGGATACTTCCATCGTTGAAGAGGTCCATAGAGGAGGCCTACTCCAAGGTGGATGGTATTCCCATGGAGATTTACGTTGTGGCGATCATGGAGGACTTGGATATAGTGAGCAAGGGGAAGAGTTTCAAGTTCGGGGTTTCCCAGGATAGGGCACTCTCTGTGGCTCAGGAGTTGTTAAACAAGATTCTCGAGTCCGATAAAAGGAAACTGAGAAGGGTAGGGGTAAGGCTGGGGAAGATAACTAAGTCCTCAACCCTAGAGGACTTCCTCCACTGA
- a CDS encoding COG1361 S-layer family protein gives MTSRSLYITLITGLLLLGTFFATVSVGFGIGISSPQLHFIMYARPLEEPLAPGMTDVPINFTLINANNFALYDVNISAFSVYPFTLINYYNNTQNTSILQWNPGQVINVIYYYNINTSASNGVYNISLKVAGPISIFHKFHETVNASVAILGYTRASVQAVWGSPSSPQLVAPGDNNVPITLIIDNQGNVEMSNASLLLTSTYPIKFMQNYLNIGYLPPGQPIEVTTYASVYPNATTGVYQVPAQIQYFSHSRITTTISIPITGYANFSATTIWGSTSNPLVAGAGSARLPLTIILNNLGDVNVDNVSITFPQNEFPLHFLQTSGYLGIIPAGLYSETTLTVSVYSNASPGVYYVKGTINYFDEKQTIYVPVAILGYTRASVQAVWGSPSSPQLVAPGDNNVPITLIIDNQGNVEMSNASLLLTSTYPIKFMQNYLNIGYLPPGQPIEVTTYASVYPNATTGVYQVPAQIQYFSGKEVISTFITVPIVGYETFSVSSVWGSTSSPLTAAPGQTNLPLTFIVRNLGDVNALNVSLYVSSSEFPIQFTQNSLMIGIVPAGQINEGTITVNVYPNATPGTYYIPVIMHYSQVNVTEYVPVTVYPPKIALSLFTVPPQVFPGFYDVRVEGVITNYGTAAAQNSYVLLQSPFPVISQNNLTIGAIPPGVPINVSFLINVPDSVSPGQYHLNFTVFYDGGSYTKSYSLTVYPKANLTIVKVIYPSLQAGDTKVPITLIVKNVGNATAKNVKAILGTSDVIYPHVSSSNPLQGLTASESSLGDIGPGQEINVTYVVDVSGGASVGSYPLTLTLVWNQTGSLVPFVQNDHFFVTVTPPLTSVIVQNPAFYIAIVVVIIIIVVVLILLRRKK, from the coding sequence ATGACATCAAGGTCTTTGTACATTACGTTAATAACCGGACTATTGCTTCTTGGAACATTTTTCGCGACTGTTTCAGTTGGTTTTGGAATAGGAATTTCCTCTCCTCAGTTGCACTTTATAATGTACGCCAGACCCCTAGAGGAACCATTGGCTCCTGGAATGACGGATGTCCCAATCAACTTCACTTTGATTAATGCCAACAATTTTGCACTGTATGATGTTAATATCTCAGCATTTAGCGTATATCCCTTCACCCTTATAAATTATTACAATAATACACAAAATACATCAATACTTCAATGGAATCCAGGGCAGGTAATCAACGTAATTTACTACTACAATATTAATACCTCCGCCTCTAACGGAGTCTATAATATAAGCCTGAAGGTCGCAGGACCAATTTCGATATTTCACAAATTCCATGAGACTGTTAATGCCTCTGTTGCTATCCTAGGCTACACCAGGGCATCAGTTCAGGCAGTTTGGGGTTCTCCCTCCTCACCTCAACTGGTCGCACCTGGTGACAACAACGTTCCCATAACACTCATCATAGACAACCAGGGCAACGTGGAGATGTCCAACGCCTCTCTTCTCCTAACCTCAACCTACCCCATCAAGTTCATGCAGAACTACCTCAACATAGGCTACTTACCGCCAGGACAACCCATTGAGGTCACAACCTATGCCTCGGTTTACCCCAACGCGACCACGGGAGTATACCAGGTCCCCGCCCAAATCCAGTATTTCTCACATTCCAGGATAACTACTACGATATCTATTCCAATTACTGGTTACGCTAATTTCTCCGCCACTACAATCTGGGGAAGCACATCTAATCCCCTAGTGGCCGGAGCTGGGAGTGCTAGGCTTCCGCTCACCATAATACTCAACAACCTGGGCGACGTCAATGTGGACAACGTTTCAATTACCTTCCCTCAGAACGAGTTCCCATTACATTTCCTGCAAACTAGCGGTTACCTTGGCATAATACCTGCAGGACTTTACTCAGAAACTACGCTGACTGTCTCGGTGTACTCTAACGCCTCTCCTGGCGTGTACTATGTCAAGGGAACTATAAACTACTTTGACGAGAAGCAAACCATTTACGTACCAGTCGCCATCCTAGGCTACACCAGGGCATCAGTTCAGGCAGTTTGGGGTTCTCCCTCCTCACCTCAACTGGTCGCACCTGGTGACAACAACGTTCCCATAACACTCATCATAGACAACCAGGGCAACGTGGAGATGTCCAACGCCTCTCTTCTCCTAACCTCAACCTACCCCATCAAGTTCATGCAGAACTACCTCAACATAGGCTACTTACCGCCAGGACAACCCATTGAGGTCACAACCTATGCCTCGGTTTACCCCAACGCGACCACGGGAGTATACCAGGTCCCCGCCCAAATCCAGTATTTCTCAGGGAAGGAGGTGATCAGTACCTTCATCACTGTTCCCATAGTTGGTTACGAGACTTTCTCCGTATCCAGCGTCTGGGGATCCACCTCTTCACCCTTGACCGCTGCACCAGGTCAAACTAATCTTCCCTTAACCTTCATTGTGAGAAACCTAGGGGATGTAAATGCGCTCAACGTTTCGCTATACGTCAGTAGTTCGGAGTTCCCCATTCAATTCACCCAGAATTCTCTTATGATAGGGATAGTTCCAGCAGGTCAGATTAACGAGGGTACAATAACCGTGAACGTATATCCCAACGCGACGCCTGGGACGTATTACATACCAGTGATTATGCATTATAGTCAAGTTAATGTAACTGAGTACGTTCCGGTTACCGTTTACCCACCTAAGATAGCTCTCTCACTTTTCACCGTGCCACCTCAGGTATTTCCAGGATTTTATGATGTGAGGGTTGAAGGTGTAATCACCAATTACGGAACTGCCGCGGCACAGAACTCGTATGTCCTACTACAGTCGCCCTTCCCAGTGATTTCTCAAAATAACTTGACTATTGGGGCTATCCCTCCCGGTGTGCCCATAAATGTGTCCTTCCTCATTAACGTACCAGACTCGGTCAGCCCAGGGCAGTACCACCTTAATTTCACAGTATTCTACGATGGTGGGAGTTACACCAAATCTTACTCCTTGACAGTATATCCTAAGGCCAATCTAACAATAGTTAAAGTAATATATCCATCCTTACAGGCAGGTGATACTAAAGTCCCCATTACCTTGATTGTTAAGAATGTGGGTAACGCAACTGCCAAGAATGTTAAGGCGATACTTGGAACTTCTGACGTAATATATCCTCACGTGAGTTCATCCAATCCCTTACAGGGCTTGACCGCGTCTGAGTCGAGTTTAGGTGATATAGGTCCTGGACAAGAGATTAACGTTACTTACGTGGTCGACGTAAGCGGAGGAGCATCTGTTGGTTCATATCCATTGACGCTGACACTAGTTTGGAACCAGACAGGATCCCTTGTCCCATTCGTTCAAAATGATCACTTCTTCGTCACTGTAACGCCTCCGTTGACATCAGTGATCGTCCAGAACCCTGCATTTTACATTGCCATTGTTGTAGTGATTATAATCATTGTAGTTGTTCTAATTTTGCTCAGAAGGAAGAAGTGA
- the rtcA gene encoding RNA 3'-terminal phosphate cyclase — MLEIDGSFGEGGGQILRSSLALSSLTGKGFRIRGIRAKRKNPGLQPQHLTSVRVMKMLTNARVSGDYLGSTELEFEPGEVVEGSFTVDVGTAGSVSLIAMTAIPLMINRRISLRIRGGTDVPLSPPVDYMRLVFIPLLEKMGITGKIEVKRRGHYPEGGGEVEVYGFRGEPRDLVLDSFGELREITGVSHVTSLPAHIAKRQIQGVMEVLREFNVPVKVEEEVSNEGSRGTGIVLSAHGLSIMGASSLGEKGITAENVGRKAGTELLKELKTGAAVDSHMGDMLVTFSAFANLEYTGSLLTQHTETNIEVIRKFLEIDVKIEGRSPFKLRLKRK, encoded by the coding sequence GTGCTCGAGATAGATGGGTCTTTCGGTGAGGGCGGTGGACAGATCCTGAGATCCTCGTTAGCCCTGTCATCCCTCACGGGGAAGGGGTTTAGGATAAGAGGGATAAGGGCGAAGAGGAAGAATCCAGGCCTTCAACCTCAACATCTGACTAGCGTGAGGGTAATGAAGATGCTCACCAACGCCAGGGTCAGCGGAGATTACCTTGGATCCACGGAGCTTGAGTTTGAGCCTGGTGAGGTTGTGGAGGGGAGTTTCACCGTGGACGTGGGGACTGCGGGGAGTGTATCCCTAATAGCCATGACCGCTATTCCACTGATGATTAACAGGAGGATCTCCCTTAGAATTAGGGGTGGGACTGACGTGCCCCTCTCTCCCCCAGTGGATTACATGCGACTCGTTTTCATCCCCCTCTTGGAAAAGATGGGTATCACTGGGAAAATTGAGGTAAAGAGGAGGGGCCACTACCCCGAGGGAGGGGGAGAGGTCGAGGTTTACGGTTTCAGGGGAGAGCCCAGGGACCTGGTGCTAGATAGCTTTGGCGAATTGAGGGAAATTACAGGGGTCTCGCACGTTACCTCCCTCCCCGCGCACATAGCGAAGAGGCAAATTCAAGGTGTAATGGAAGTCCTAAGGGAGTTTAACGTGCCTGTAAAAGTAGAGGAGGAGGTAAGTAATGAAGGAAGTAGAGGCACAGGAATAGTGCTGTCAGCGCACGGTCTTTCAATCATGGGGGCCAGTAGCCTAGGGGAGAAAGGAATTACCGCAGAGAACGTAGGTAGAAAGGCAGGCACAGAGCTACTTAAGGAGTTGAAGACTGGAGCTGCCGTGGACTCCCACATGGGAGATATGCTGGTGACCTTCTCGGCCTTCGCGAATCTGGAGTACACGGGATCCTTGTTGACACAACACACTGAGACTAACATAGAGGTGATCAGGAAGTTCCTAGAAATTGACGTGAAAATTGAGGGCAGGTCTCCCTTCAAGCTTAGGTTGAAGAGGAAGTAG
- a CDS encoding PaREP1 family protein: MKLPEAIIEIGKEARNEANDALEGKLDVQEIVKIRLDTAEFYVEQARETLKASHVLASEMLFKAIVEGIKALADYFGIRKELRELPMYLEDILGEWIGNAWEIGKRLHYDGYIFEFLQQDDVQEYLKYVKEFVNNCKIAVLY; this comes from the coding sequence GTGAAACTACCCGAAGCGATAATTGAAATTGGGAAGGAGGCTCGAAACGAAGCCAATGATGCGCTTGAGGGAAAACTGGACGTCCAGGAAATCGTGAAGATACGACTAGATACCGCTGAATTTTACGTCGAGCAGGCCAGAGAAACACTAAAGGCCTCTCATGTTTTAGCTAGCGAAATGTTGTTCAAGGCAATAGTTGAGGGCATTAAGGCCTTGGCAGACTACTTCGGGATAAGAAAGGAACTAAGGGAACTTCCGATGTACTTAGAGGACATCCTTGGCGAATGGATAGGAAATGCATGGGAGATTGGAAAAAGGCTACACTATGACGGGTATATATTCGAGTTCCTTCAGCAGGATGATGTTCAAGAATATCTAAAATATGTGAAGGAGTTCGTAAATAACTGCAAGATAGCTGTTCTTTATTAA
- a CDS encoding RuvB-like helicase → MAEIKEVRKVETGRASIHSHITGLGVDENGKAKFKADGLVGQLEAREAAWVVVQLIKQGKMAGKGILLVGPPGTGKTALAVGIAKELGEDTPFNTLNASEIYSVDLKKTEVLTQALRKSIGVRVRQRRMVYEGVVKDVKMRIARSRINPYVQIPREVELKLATKDEERTLTAGETIAEQISKMGIRKGDVIWIDAETGNVVKVGKAKDVEGAKTFDIDTARTVEIPSGPVKKEKELTNTFTLYDLDLTLAAQSISITALFSLWSEREVSQDIRKQVDAYVKDMINKGTAELIPGVLFIDDAHMLDIETFSFLTKALEAELAPILVLATNRGTTKIRGTDVEAPHGMPLDLLDRLLIITTRPYSKEESREIISIRAEELDIELEPAALDELTSMAAEESLRYSIQLLEPSQVIARKAGRGIVKAEDVKEASRLFSDLKRSVKYVKEYENLFLK, encoded by the coding sequence ATGGCCGAGATAAAGGAAGTTAGGAAAGTTGAGACTGGAAGAGCAAGTATACATAGTCATATTACAGGTCTAGGTGTGGACGAGAATGGAAAGGCTAAGTTCAAGGCAGATGGCCTAGTGGGACAGCTCGAGGCTAGGGAAGCTGCCTGGGTAGTTGTGCAGTTAATAAAGCAGGGTAAAATGGCAGGTAAGGGCATCCTCCTCGTGGGGCCACCGGGAACTGGTAAGACGGCTCTCGCCGTGGGCATCGCCAAGGAATTGGGTGAGGATACGCCCTTCAACACCCTCAACGCTTCGGAAATTTACTCTGTAGACCTGAAGAAGACCGAGGTTCTCACTCAAGCGTTAAGGAAGTCCATAGGCGTGAGAGTGAGACAAAGAAGGATGGTTTACGAGGGAGTAGTAAAGGACGTTAAGATGAGGATTGCCAGGAGCAGGATAAATCCCTACGTTCAGATTCCTAGGGAGGTGGAATTGAAGCTTGCCACAAAGGACGAGGAGAGGACTCTCACTGCTGGGGAAACGATTGCTGAACAGATTAGCAAGATGGGAATAAGGAAAGGCGACGTAATATGGATAGATGCGGAGACAGGAAACGTAGTCAAGGTGGGAAAGGCTAAGGACGTTGAGGGAGCTAAGACCTTTGACATAGATACCGCAAGGACAGTAGAGATCCCCAGTGGACCGGTCAAGAAGGAGAAGGAACTCACTAATACGTTCACCCTTTATGACCTGGATCTAACCCTCGCAGCCCAGAGCATCTCCATTACAGCGTTGTTTTCCCTTTGGAGCGAGAGGGAGGTGAGCCAGGACATCAGGAAACAGGTAGATGCCTACGTGAAGGACATGATTAACAAGGGTACAGCCGAGCTCATACCTGGGGTGTTGTTCATAGACGACGCGCACATGCTGGATATAGAGACTTTCTCGTTCCTCACTAAGGCTCTGGAAGCGGAGTTGGCTCCCATCCTAGTTTTAGCCACGAATAGGGGGACAACTAAGATAAGGGGTACGGACGTTGAGGCACCTCACGGCATGCCCCTGGATCTGCTTGACAGGCTTCTCATTATAACAACTAGGCCGTACAGTAAGGAAGAGAGCAGGGAAATCATTTCCATACGTGCAGAGGAATTAGACATCGAGCTGGAACCTGCTGCGCTAGATGAGCTCACAAGCATGGCTGCTGAGGAAAGCCTCAGATACTCTATCCAGCTACTCGAGCCATCACAGGTGATAGCAAGGAAGGCCGGGAGGGGTATAGTCAAGGCAGAAGACGTCAAGGAGGCATCTAGGTTATTCAGTGACTTGAAGAGAAGCGTTAAATATGTAAAGGAGTATGAGAACCTATTCCTTAAGTGA
- a CDS encoding PfkB family carbohydrate kinase: MTTPVHLSVGRLNVDVIVKADRIPEPDHPFYTDTMGIFPGGAATNYALSAHRLGHGSKILAKIGRSPIVKSLMTQLAEEGVGLDYVEEVDVEPNLTIIFLREDGRISMIRKKSHSLIPTAEDVSKMRGMFDVVHFASVPPTSVVYDEGSKLVSYDPGPYAAEYGGEKVDIIYTNEAEYKRLGSRVNAKLVVIKRGSKGATVLGDGVECEANGLRVSVVDTTGAGDVFDAAFNVKYSQDEPVEDALRFAITASALKVERLGGTGSPTLEQVEERLKKSEVKVICR; this comes from the coding sequence CTGACTACACCAGTTCACCTTTCAGTAGGAAGGCTTAACGTTGACGTGATAGTGAAGGCGGATAGAATACCTGAACCGGATCACCCATTCTACACTGACACCATGGGTATCTTTCCTGGGGGAGCTGCAACTAACTACGCCCTGAGTGCACACAGGTTGGGTCACGGTTCTAAGATACTGGCCAAGATAGGGAGATCCCCCATCGTGAAATCATTGATGACGCAATTGGCAGAGGAGGGAGTTGGACTGGACTACGTGGAAGAGGTGGACGTTGAACCAAATCTGACCATCATCTTTTTGAGAGAGGATGGGAGGATATCCATGATCCGAAAGAAAAGCCACTCACTAATACCAACGGCCGAGGACGTAAGCAAGATGAGGGGAATGTTTGACGTTGTTCATTTCGCATCTGTTCCCCCAACGTCAGTTGTGTATGACGAGGGCTCTAAACTGGTCAGCTATGACCCTGGGCCTTACGCTGCAGAGTACGGTGGGGAGAAGGTTGATATAATTTACACTAACGAGGCTGAGTACAAGAGACTAGGATCTAGGGTTAATGCTAAACTGGTGGTGATAAAGCGAGGAAGTAAAGGAGCCACAGTATTGGGGGACGGAGTTGAATGCGAAGCCAATGGCCTTAGGGTTAGCGTTGTTGACACAACGGGAGCGGGCGACGTGTTTGACGCAGCATTTAACGTAAAGTACTCCCAGGACGAGCCTGTGGAAGACGCGTTAAGATTTGCAATCACGGCTTCAGCCCTTAAGGTAGAAAGGCTTGGTGGAACTGGCTCACCAACACTCGAGCAAGTTGAAGAAAGACTAAAAAAGAGTGAAGTAAAAGTAATTTGTAGATGA
- a CDS encoding mechanosensitive ion channel family protein → MQLGLDAALVGIGGYIVIRIIKYALENYLASRADKVTMRTVSLVVDLVLYTLLVLAILSALGVNLTGAAIGGAVGGVAIGLAAQTVVSNILSGVMVTSSRTLRPGDAVILQSWIWSPPIVGEAERVTLLFTEVRTISGNLVKVPNSAFLGNTVFTKLKEDGSFSYPYELTVNADVPGNLLLEKARNLIEDEFKSMKAQPPEISFYNKNGSTNVFLVMIRLDEMKNLTRYLDVVNKAFERAYWELKGK, encoded by the coding sequence GTGCAGCTCGGATTGGATGCTGCTCTCGTAGGAATAGGAGGCTACATTGTCATTAGAATCATCAAATACGCTTTGGAGAACTACTTGGCCTCAAGAGCCGATAAGGTGACCATGAGGACCGTATCTCTTGTCGTAGATCTCGTGCTATACACTCTCTTGGTGTTGGCAATCCTCTCAGCCCTAGGGGTGAATCTAACGGGTGCAGCCATAGGCGGTGCGGTGGGCGGTGTGGCCATAGGTTTAGCTGCTCAAACTGTTGTCTCCAACATTCTATCTGGGGTTATGGTCACATCAAGCAGAACCTTGAGACCTGGAGACGCGGTTATACTACAGTCGTGGATTTGGTCTCCACCCATAGTCGGAGAGGCCGAAAGGGTCACCCTTCTCTTTACAGAAGTTAGGACTATCTCGGGAAATTTGGTTAAGGTTCCGAACTCGGCATTCCTTGGAAACACCGTGTTCACCAAGTTAAAGGAGGATGGGTCATTTTCCTATCCCTACGAACTCACGGTTAATGCTGACGTGCCAGGTAACCTTCTGTTGGAGAAAGCACGCAACCTCATCGAGGACGAGTTCAAGAGTATGAAGGCCCAGCCACCGGAGATATCATTCTATAACAAGAACGGTTCAACTAATGTTTTCCTAGTTATGATAAGGCTTGATGAAATGAAGAACCTTACCCGTTACCTTGACGTTGTAAACAAAGCCTTCGAAAGAGCTTACTGGGAACTCAAGGGTAAATAG